Below is a window of Chionomys nivalis chromosome 19, mChiNiv1.1, whole genome shotgun sequence DNA.
TGCAGTAAGCCTGGAGCTCAGCAGTCTGAAGTCTGCAGTGGAAGAAGCCTGAGGTAAGGGATCGATAGCATCCTTTTCTGGAAGGTCTGGGCTATGGGTGCTGGATCCTCTCTTTGTTGGGTGCGGTGTGGAGCCCTAGCCTGGGCTGGCTGGCCTGTCTCCCATGAAACCCTTCTTCCACCCACTTCACCCCAAGTCTAGTATTTGCACTGTCTCTCTGTGGGAGATCGTTAGCCCCCAGGACCACATTCTTAAAAGACCTCAGTCAGTACCAGTGAAGCAGACCATTTAGTCACCTAGCACAACAACCCTGCGGCTCTAGTCCGGGCTCATTTGCTGCAGAGCCCCAGGTGGAGACAGCTGCTGTGGTCCCAGCCGTGCCGCCCCCAGGCTCGAAGTCCAGACCCTCATAGATGGTGGGGAGTGAGGTGTGCTGACTGAGTCGCCGCCGCAGGCCAACCAGCAGGGGCTGCGGAAGTGAAGACACGTCCACATTGTTACCCAGATCGACCCAGGCCAACACGGGGAACTTGGCGGTGTCCTTGATAGCCTCCGTGAGTTCGCGCGCAGCAGCCCGAGTCAGTCGGTTGCCATTGAGCAGCAGCTGGGTGAGGCGGGGTAGAGCCCAGAGGCTGGGCAGCAACAGGTGCAGCAGCTCATCGCTCAGCTCCGTGAAGCTCAGGTCTAAGACCACCAGCTCAACACCGTGGCTGCTCAGGTAGCGGGTTATGTGCTGTACATCCCGGGCAGACAGCGGGATACCAGAAAGGTCCACAGTCTCCCCTGCCAGCAGAGTCTTCTGGAGGCCGCTCTTGAGGCTATGAGAGGATGCAGGTGGGtgcactgagccacagcccaggCCCAGGCAGAACCCCAGCCGCCACAGACCACTGCCCACCAAGGGCAACCTAGGTCCTCCGACCTGGCAAAGCCTGGCTTAAAATGccacttctggggctggagagatggctcagccatcaaGAGTACTTGCTACTCCTTCAGaaggcccaagttcagttcccagcacccacgtcatggcttaacaactgtctgtgactgtaGTTCCAAGTTACACCCTCTGGCCCTCCCTTTCAGGCACCAAGTACACGCACAGTGCCCAAACGTGCATGCAGGGAAAGTCCTCatacatttaaagaataaaaataaggaagCCATTTTAAGATATTAAGTTGGTGGCTAAAGGCAATGCTGGGAATCTTCCTGAGCTCAGTTTGGGTTGTGATGAGTATTGCATACATGATCAAGGGTCTATATGCAAACTGTTGTTATTGTGCTTCTTGTATctgttaatattatttattttcaagacagctCAAGGGTGTATAAGTGATGGCCCATTCTACAGGGGAACTAAGAAGTGAAAAAAGACCCCTTGGCTGTGCATCGCTAAGTGGAGACCAGGGCTCTAAATCATGGTGCTCTGATCCCTGAGACTATACTTTTGTaacttttgttttaagatttattttactttatgtacattggtgtgttgcctgcatgtatgtctctgtatgagggtgtcgggtcctctagaactgaagttacagacacttgtgaactgtcctgtgggtgctggaaattgaaccggGTCACTAGGGAGAGCAGTTGGTGCTTTTAACCGCAGAGCCatccagctctccagctccccaaaCCTACACCCTCTTTCCTGTGCCGCTCCAGAAGCAGCAGCCTTTAGGATAATGAAAACCTTCGCCGTGAGTGGATATGGGATCATTCTGGTCCTCTCAGTGTTTGGGGCTCTGAGATGGGACAGGCCCAGGATAgtgaagggggaggaaggagatgaTGTGGGCTAAGGGATTGCTAGGGGAGGCCTCCCTGCGTTAAGCTGAAAGAGGAACTTAGAGACTGGGGGAGggcacattttctctttctctcctaccCTTTATCCACAGCCCTATATAGGAAGGCAGGACTGCTTTGGGTGGCAGGTTACTAAGGTCAGAGAGAGCATCACTAGGGCCCCATCTGCTAAAGCAGGAAGCGGTCTCGTGGGTTCTGGGTTCACCTTGGGTCACAGGCATAAGAACAAAACAGGGTGGGGGATAGAGGTCGGGTCAACTCCCAGCTGTGGTTCTTGATCTTTGGTTCTTGGCTGTGACTATGTCATGAGGTCCCTAAAAGGGGACCACACACAGAGTAACACTATCAAGAGGCTGTGGAGGTCTCTGCATCAGGAAGCCTGGAGCGGATGAGCTCCCAAAGGGCTGCAGGGTAATCAGGGAGGAAATGGCCTTGGGCACGCTCTTTTCCCTCTCCTAACTCTGTGTGAAACGGGAGGCTCAGAATCTGTCCTTATGAAGATTTTACCTGAGTACCTGGGACCCAGGGAAGCACAGGTCCTGAAAAGGGACAGGGGATAAAGGGGTCAGGGAATGGCAGGAAGTGTCACTGTCCTGGAAAAAATGGAAAGCAACTCATGAGGAGCGTGCAGCTTGGCTTAGGGGCATCTGAGGCTGTGGACCACGGTGATTGTCAGGGCAAGGGAGCCACAGAATGAGATTTCAGAGAAGGGGCCCTGAAAGACTGCCagggctgtgtggctgggttCTCCTTACCTGTTCTGGGTTTTCCGGTGGGGCTTTCGCTTGGAGTGAGGAGTGAGGTGGTAGATGAGCTGCCGACAGATCTTATCGGAGGACTTCCAGGGCTCATGGTCCTACAGGGATGGGGgtgaggacacacacatgcacacacacccgtCATAATGAAGATGAGCCTGAACCCCCTCCATTCTGCCCCAGCTGTAAACCAGGCACCCAGCCAAGAAAGGCTGCCTGCTGGGAATTGGACAGGCTAGTCTGAGGCCCACAGTgcccagagggagggaggaagcccaGACAATGGGCCCTTGTTCCCAGTTCTCAGGCCTAAGGCCAGTAGCTCAAGCTATCAACCAGCAGCTTGCCACCCTCAACACCCACAGGGGACTTGCCACAAGGAAGAGGCCAGACCAAGCCCCTTGAGGGAGCCCTATTCCAGAGACGCCAGTCCCAGAGAATAGGAACGAGCCAGGTCAGCACGTTCTCCCCCTCATTCTCCAAGCTGCGCTGTGCCCGTGGGGCCTGGGTCTGGGCTGACAGGGCCGGGGCTTGGTGTTCCGGTGAACCACACGGTTCTCTTGGCCCTAATTGTATCCCCCAAAGAGGCCCAGCTTGGGGCACGCAAGGTGTGCTTTCCACACAGCTGGCACTGAGCATGCGCTATTACCTAGAACAGTCTTTTATACTATAACAGCCCACAGAgcttgcaacacacacacacacacagtcagttaGGTGGCTACTGGGATGGCTGTGGGCTAGCCAGCTGAGCACCGATGTGGGTCTCAGAGCTGACAGAACCTACAGTGGACCCCTTATTTCATGTTGGGGATGGTTCATTGTGTTTAAGATTCTTGGGGACTCATGGCTGACCACAGACAGACCTACAGGCCAGGGCTGTGCCCATGCTCACGGTGGGACATCTGCAGGTGTTGTCAGAACAGGGACCAAGGAGGTAGAGGCTGCAGGTGGCTTGTTTGTGACCCAAGTAGCAGTGGAAGAGATCGAGTGAACACCCAGCCCCCAAAGGTGTCCAAGTAGGATAGAGACCAGGGGCCTCGGCCGACGGCATCTCTCTTCTGACCCGGGAACAAGGATATATGGTTCTGATAGTGGATGCATCAAGACAGGCTGTGTTCTGTGTTCCTATGGGTTTTCTGCTCAGGTGGGGCACGCAGCACTGCCAGTGGGAAACAGGTCTACCTAAGAGCATGATTTTAGGACTCAACAAAACAGCTCAGACCTGCTCCTGAAGCTGCTCTTGAAGACTAGCCTCAGGTCTAAGCGagcatgagaacccaagttcCCCCAGGCCTATGCCTGCTGACCTCACCTTCTTGGGGCACTGCAGGTCCCGGGCCAGGTTCACCAGCAAGTCATGGGAG
It encodes the following:
- the Lrrc75b gene encoding leucine-rich repeat-containing protein 75B, producing the protein MGARLGRRARAAAGSDAPAAEGSGPAPYERRVRWLREIQSMLRERRPERARQLLRLLRQDLGLEGNLLTDILYRNVALLNLVDPISHDLLVNLARDLQCPKKDHEPWKSSDKICRQLIYHLTPHSKRKPHRKTQNSLKSGLQKTLLAGETVDLSGIPLSARDVQHITRYLSSHGVELVVLDLSFTELSDELLHLLLPSLWALPRLTQLLLNGNRLTRAAARELTEAIKDTAKFPVLAWVDLGNNVDVSSLPQPLLVGLRRRLSQHTSLPTIYEGLDFEPGGGTAGTTAAVSTWGSAANEPGLEPQGCCAR